A region of Streptomyces deccanensis DNA encodes the following proteins:
- a CDS encoding ATP-binding protein has translation MTATDTATALPARQILPAEERHATELDFLAAHDEGPRPPGWRLTPRSVVTFVCGSGGEALKLPKPHETLPDKLVIAPKFVGERALVERCVVTLAGERGLLLVGEPGTAKSMLSELLSAAVCGTSALTVQGTAGTTEDAFRYGWNYALLLAQGPTPQALVDSPVLGAMRSGRVARVEEITRCLPEVQDALVSILSDRRVSVPELSGTDDAQVAAAPGFTVIATANLRDRGVSEMSAALKRRFNFETVHPIADVDAETALVRRQAEAAVQRAGAAFGVDDAVLDVLVTVFRDLRAGRSAEGWDVERPGTVMSTAEAVSVAASLGVAAAYLPGGDALDLVPGHLLGVVRKDDPADHARLLGYWDGPVRRRAEDGSAMWRRLWDLRENLR, from the coding sequence ATGACCGCGACCGACACGGCGACGGCTCTTCCGGCCCGGCAGATCCTGCCCGCCGAGGAGCGCCACGCCACCGAACTCGACTTCCTCGCCGCCCATGACGAGGGCCCGCGCCCGCCCGGCTGGCGCCTGACCCCGCGTTCCGTGGTCACCTTCGTCTGCGGCAGCGGCGGCGAGGCCCTGAAGCTGCCCAAGCCGCACGAGACCCTGCCGGACAAGCTGGTGATCGCACCCAAGTTCGTCGGCGAACGCGCCCTGGTCGAGCGGTGCGTGGTCACCCTCGCCGGTGAGCGCGGCCTGCTGCTCGTCGGCGAGCCCGGCACGGCCAAGTCGATGCTCTCCGAGCTGCTGTCGGCCGCCGTGTGCGGCACCAGCGCGCTCACCGTGCAGGGCACCGCCGGCACCACCGAGGACGCCTTCCGCTACGGCTGGAACTACGCCCTGCTGCTCGCCCAGGGCCCGACGCCGCAGGCGCTGGTCGACTCGCCGGTGCTGGGCGCGATGCGCTCCGGCCGGGTGGCGCGGGTCGAGGAGATCACCCGCTGTCTGCCCGAGGTGCAGGACGCCCTGGTGTCGATCCTGTCCGACCGCCGGGTGAGCGTGCCCGAGCTGTCCGGCACGGACGACGCCCAGGTCGCGGCCGCGCCCGGGTTCACGGTCATCGCCACGGCCAACCTGCGTGACCGGGGTGTCTCGGAGATGTCGGCCGCGCTCAAGCGCCGCTTCAACTTCGAGACCGTGCACCCCATCGCCGACGTCGACGCCGAGACGGCCCTGGTCCGGCGGCAGGCGGAGGCGGCCGTGCAGCGGGCGGGCGCGGCCTTCGGTGTGGACGACGCGGTGCTGGACGTACTGGTCACCGTCTTCCGCGATCTGCGTGCGGGGCGTTCCGCCGAGGGCTGGGACGTGGAGCGTCCGGGCACGGTGATGTCCACCGCCGAGGCCGTGTCGGTCGCGGCCTCCCTCGGGGTGGCCGCCGCGTACCTGCCCGGCGGCGACGCGCTCGATCTCGTCCCCGGGCACCTGCTGGGCGTGGTCCGCAAGGACGACCCGGCCGACCACGCCCGCCTCCTCGGCTACTGGGACGGCCCGGTGCGCCGTCGCGCCGAGGACGGCTCGGCGATGTGGCGCCGCCTCTGGGACCTGCGGGAGAACCTTCGGTGA